GCTCGCGATCCTGACTGGCAAGAAGGTCGCTCGCCAGATAGATGCTGTCTTTCCCGTCGCGCGCCGCCTCGGCGGCCACGGCATGCAGGTCGTCGCCCTCCTCCTCTTCCCGAAGGCTGGCGAGACGTATGAGCATCGGTAGGTTGACCCCGGTCACCACCTCGAGCCTTCCCTTCTCCAGAAGAGTAAGGCTGAGATTCGAGGGGGTGCCGCCGAACATGTCGGTCAGCACGACCACTCCCTTGCCGGATTCCACGCGTCCGACCGCGTCCTCGATTTCTTTCTGGGCGTCTTCGGGGCTCTCGTGCCACCCGATCGAAACGGCGGTGACGTTCGGAAGATCGCCGACGATGATCTCCGCCGCCGCGACCAGCTCCCGGGCGAGTTGGCCGTGGGTCACTACCACGATTCCTATCATGATCCGAATCTCATGGCTGACTCACTCGTTCTCGCAGTCGCGGTGCGAGACCCGCACTCCATGGCGAGCGCCTCGCAGGCGCTGCCCCAGGTGATTGCCGATGACGACCGAACGGTGCTTCCCCCCGGTACAGCCCACGGCAATCGTGAGATTGGCCCTTCCTTCTGCCGCGTAGTGGGGAAGTAGATAGGAAAGAAACCCGACCAGCCGCTCGAGGAGCTCGGCGGTGGCGGGCCGCTCCATCAGATACCGCTCGACCTCGGGGTCGTTTCCGTCCTTGTCCCGAAGCGCGCTCTCGAAGAACGGGTTGGGCAGGAAACGTACGTCGAAAACGAGGTCCGCGCCGGGAGGGACGCCGTACTTGAATCCGAACGAT
Above is a window of Vicinamibacteria bacterium DNA encoding:
- a CDS encoding PTS sugar transporter subunit IIA, with the protein product MIGIVVVTHGQLARELVAAAEIIVGDLPNVTAVSIGWHESPEDAQKEIEDAVGRVESGKGVVVLTDMFGGTPSNLSLTLLEKGRLEVVTGVNLPMLIRLASLREEEEGDDLHAVAAEAARDGKDSIYLASDLLASQDRERRENRDA